The sequence ACCTCTTTCGGTCTTTCTTAGGGACCCAAGGCTCCTGCCGCTGCTTCCTGCTGATCCCAGTGTCCTCCAGATGGACATGCAGCACCTGGGAAGCTCCCATGTCCCCACTGGAGACACCGTGGGCATGAGTCAGTGAGGCCTTGTAAGTCAAGCTCTCTGAGGCAGGGGACCTGTCAGTGTGTTGGCCTTGGACCTGGCTCTGATTCCTCTTCTCTAGTTTCGACTTTAATTCCCTAAACAGATGTTCCTTAAGATCCGGTGACTTCGGGTCTTGGGGAACTTGTCTTTTTGGTGCAGGGCTTTCAATGGTCCCagtaatttctattttactgTGATTCTCACGTATCCTTTGGGAGCTTCCTGGCTTGCTGGTTGTCAACACATTACCAGTTTTTGACTGCAGAGCGTTGAGCTCCTTGGCCCTGAATATGTCCCTGGCCGTGCTGTGCACGGAAAAGGGTTCCGACTTCATCTTTTTGTCCTGTCGCCCTTCTCTTCTATCACTGGGACTCACTCTCTCATCCTTTGTCTCATGTTTGGCACCAGCTTGCCTTGCAGGCAGCTCTGGGGGGCATCTGTTGCCTAGCTGAGTAAATTTCTGACTCGCTTTGCCTGTGATGCCACATGTGACAGGCAGATGAGTCTGCCTGGCACCCTTCCTCCTCTGAACAACCTCTGCAATCTCTTGGTTGATACCAGAGGGTGATTGTCTCGGCACCCCTTGTCCTTGCCTGCCCATAGGTGAAGTAGCAGGGCAAAGACGATCCAGGACCAGGGCTGAATTTGTTGTCTCCGCTTTTTCTTGAAGAACAGATTTAGAGCTTCCTCTATGGGGCTCGAAGCCCTCGGATTTGGAGTCCACTTCCAAAGTTGGGTTATTTGAGGGGGGACAGTAGAAATAGGTCAAGGACTGGGATGCAGCATCTTCCAATTTAAACGCCTGTATGGATTCAAGGACCCTGCAGGGAAGGCCCCACTCCATTCTCATACGAAAGCTTTTAAAGATGGTTTCCATCATCTGTTGTGCACTGGAATCAATGAAGCAAAGCTCCTGGAAGGTATTCAGGGAGGAGTCCCCACCCACTGAAGGTGGCAAACTCCTCTGTGTTATTTGGGTGCGGGATTTGTCAGAAAGCAGCAATGTCTGCTTGCTGGCATGCCATGAACTGCGCACCATCCCAGGGAGCCGAGCCTCACTGATTTCCTCAAACTTCTTGCTCAAATGTGCTTTCAGGACATTTTCAAGTTGTTTCTGATCTAGACTTTCCTCCAAGGCCCTTGAATTTTTCCCTGACAGACTTGCCACGTGACTATTTAGGTCTTTCTCAGAGTCATATGCCGGATCCTTATCTGAAGAGCTCTCTGGGTCACTCAACAGATGAGCTTTGGGGCCGTTCTCTGGGCTGTGCCCCCGATCCTTCCCCATCTCCTTCTCTACCTGAAGCAGTTCTGAACCCCTCTCATGGAAGCTTTTGGATTGGCTCAATCCAACATTTAGATCTTTGTTCACCGAGATCTGTGAGAGTCCACGATTGCTCTCTGACTTAGCTATCTCTGAGAAATCTCTTGGAGGCATCATCAGTGACAGACACTCACAGATCCTGCAGGGCAGGCCCCACCGGTGTTGGATGAGCCTCTTTCGAAGGTGATGTTCTAGTTTCTTCCTCAGCTCATCACTGAGAGGAAACTCTACAGGAAGGATGGAGATGGAGGCATGGGCCTGGGAGGCCTGATGGTAAGGAAAGTTGGGAGCTGAAGAACAAAATTCTTCCTGAGATCTTTGGACTACAGAGGGGGAACCCCACAAACTTTCCTGTTGCTTCTGCAACACTTTCCATTCCAGTTGTTGAATTTCAGATGAGGTGAGAGACTCTGATTCATCCTGGGGTCTATGGTGACACACTCCACAGATCCTTATCTGGGGTAGAGGACCAGATGGTAGGATTGGGAGTGGGGATTTAAGGTGGGCCTGGGACTTGACCTGAGTGAGAGGTAGGGGCTGGGATTGGGGCAGGGTTTGAGGCAAGGGTTGGGGCTGGATCTCAGGCAAGGATGGAGGTGGGCGATGGAGACGTACTGGGGATTCTTGGCCCATGGAGGCATTTGAGATGGTATTGAAAAGGAAGATTGTGGTGCAGTCACTTGAGTCACGGATAGCAGAGGGCAAGGACTCGCTGTGCAGAGATGGGAGACCCCAGAAGAGCTGCATACATTTTTCCTGTAAATGGTCCTCCAAGATTTTAGGATATGGGGGCTGCTCATGCATGTGCAGCTCCTTTGGTTTGCCTGCACTGCtccaaaaaggaagggagaatgcTGAGTCACACTCATCAGCATTTGACTCTAGCATTTTCCCCGAAGGATTTAGTTGGTAGTTTGGCCTAAGCTTTTTTGGAAAAGaacccttctccttctccttttccttccacaTCAGGAAATCACTCCTCTTTCGGACTTGTCTCTCCAGGAGTGCCAGGACATGAGGGCTGAGAAATGAGAGGTTACCAGGCTCTATAAGGTTAGCTGTAGGGTGTCTCTCCAGAGAGGACTCTGAAGAATGGAGGGCAAGAAACTCTCGATTAAAATCACATGGTGCCAAGGTGGAAGGTGCTAAGAACAAGTCTTTGGCACAAGCTTGCCACCAGGATAATTCTGAAATTGACAGGCTTGAATGGTCAGTGCCTCTGACTGTTGGGACATAAGTGGACAACCCACCAGGGCTATCTGGAGATGAGTTCTCTGGAACAGACTTCAATAAGATGGAGACCGATTTAGATTGAGTCACAGTTAAAGGGTGGTCTGTCGGTGGTGAGACAGACAGGCTTGGTGGTGTGTGATGACAAGCCAGTGAATCAGTGGGATTGATTATCTGGGACAAAtttggtaaggggttaatatcttgGGAAAGGGTGCGGTCAAGAGAGAAGATCGTATTCAGAGACAGAGTGGCCTCTGGTTGGAGAATAGGACCCGTTGCCTGGGTGTCatgtggtgggagagggggaagggcaaggggttggggtggggaatggtCTGCTGGGAATTTGGACTCCAAGGGAGGAAAAGGCTCTGGTGGCATAGAGTGACCCGGTGGTGAGGGTGAAAGAAAGTCAGCTAAGGGTGTCGTTGGGTTAGGTGAGAGGACGGAGGGGGGTGGTGGGGAAGGGTCAGGTGGAGGGGATGGTGTTAGGTCTCCTGGAGGGActtctgagaaggcagaggacagagtgaATGATGACTCAGTCCCAGAAGCTGTGGAAGCCATAGAGGACACAGAGGCGGTATCATCTTCCAGGTCCTCCAGGAGCCGATTGATCTCAGCAGTTGTGCTATTACACACCTCACAGGAGGGGTCTGGGCATAATAGTTGACGAAAGCGGGTGGTATCGAGAGGCCGGCCTAGGGGCCTGCgggagacaggaagtagaaaacTGTAGCCAGGACCAGAACAAGGAAAGGAGGACCTGCTGGCCTGTCAGGGGAGGGGCCACCTGAAGCCTGCTGCCCCTTCACAACGCCCCACGTCTATGACTTCACCATACACTCAGCAGCCCTCACCCCAAGGCCTTCATTCACCTACCCGCTCCTATGGCAAACCCCTCCCATGACTACTGCAGGCTGTACTGAATCCCTGGAATTGCAGAGAACATGTTAAAGAGGGATCAGGAAAGAAAAGACTAGTCACCTTTTCAGAATAGAAATTagcctccttttctcctctgtttccctCTGGTAATTTCTCCAACCTGGGAAACCAGAAGAGTGAATTACATGTAATAAAGGTAGAAGCATAGGTGTTACACAGGAGTCCCTTTATGGGAGACCCTTGGGATATTAACGGGCTATTAACTCTGAAAGCCCCAAGAATCAGTAGATGTGGTCAAACGGtcaatgataatattaataaggTTCACATGTGTTTGTTGCTTCATTTATAAAGTACTGTCACATACATTATCCCATGGGATGTTCAAAACCACCATGTGAGGAACATAGGTCAATGGTTACCTCGAGGAGTCTGATCATCCAGGAAGTCAACGTAGTTTCACAAGGTCAGGAGACAGAAGTTCTGACTCTTGACGTCTCCCACGGCCACCCACTGGGCAACACCCATTGTCCAGGCCCATCACTGCTTCAtgcccagagctgggcagagcaggAATCTGAGAAATGTCTCGGGTTCTGACTACCTTCCCATGAgcctttcctctgaggcctctatCTTCTGAGAGGGACTCTATCTAGCGACTGACACCCTCAGAGACCATGGACCTGGGACCTCATGGAGAGGACAGGAAGGGTCACCCTTGGAGAGCTCAGGTGGGATAGGTGGAACCTTACCACTTGATGTTCcacctcttcttctcctcttggctctgccctgacgctgagaacaaaaagaaaagaatgaggagcGAGGACTTAGTTGGCTTGCTCCTCTCTCTAGGAAACTCAGATATTCATCCAAGATTAATGTCACTCTCCATTTTTATTACTAGCACTTTgtgttctttccctttctgaaTTGCTAAAGGTGATAAGATActatcaatttttccttctttgaaaaacTCGAAGGAGGATTTTTGGCTAGAGTCCACACTTGATATTCTCAGTCAGAAGTCCTCTGCTCAAGGAAGGCATAGACTCTGAGGCCCACAGTCACATCTGTGCTTCCTCAGATAGGACCCTGTATCCTGGGACAGAGCTCACACTCCAGTGTCTGCTCAGAGgctcagccctgctctcctgATCTGCCCAATACAAAGGACGGTTTGGTCGAATGACTCCCGACATGGGAATGTGACTCATGATCCAGTGTTGGGAACAGTGTTCTCCTACACAGATCCCAAACTCTCTAAATAACCTAATGCAGGGCCATGAAATCAGTCATGGGATTTTATCCAGGAATCCTCCACCACACCCAGATGGTCTGTGAGTTTTAAATGGGAAACAGTCCCAGCTGAACCCCTAGTCCTGCCTGGCCTATTCCCCTAGAAGGATGATGTTCTATCCTCTATTCAGACTTGCCATCTTAGGAGTCTCTCTGGAccaactcatttaaaaatgtgggactagaaatggaaacaacaataaaaaatcccTGTTGGTGGCTTGCCCAGGGATCCTTACCTTTTGGTAGATTTTGGTTTTCCAGAAGGTTGGTAAAGATGGAATCCCCACCAGGAAGCACAGGAACAGAAGAAGCAACCACAACCCACACACGATGGTGAGGTTGTGGTCACTATCTAAGAATGTTGAGCAGATGCTCAAAAACAACTCAATATGGCTATTCAGAAATGAGAGAACATTCCATTGACTGAACTCCATTTTCTG is a genomic window of Equus quagga isolate Etosha38 unplaced genomic scaffold, UCLA_HA_Equagga_1.0 HiC_scaffold_9832_RagTag, whole genome shotgun sequence containing:
- the LOC124232663 gene encoding spermatogenesis-associated protein 31D4-like; amino-acid sequence: MASTASGTESSFTLSSAFSEVPPGDLTPSPPPDPSPPPPSVLSPNPTTPLADFLSPSPPGHSMPPEPFPPLESKFPADHSPPQPLALPPLPPHDTQATGPILQPEATLSLNTIFSLDRTLSQDINPLPNLSQIINPTDSLACHHTPPSLSVSPPTDHPLTVTQSKSVSILLKSVPENSSPDSPGGLSTYVPTVRGTDHSSLSISELSWWQACAKDLFLAPSTLAPCDFNREFLALHSSESSLERHPTANLIEPGNLSFLSPHVLALLERQVRKRSDFLMWKEKEKEKGSFPKKLRPNYQLNPSGKMLESNADECDSAFSLPFWSSAGKPKELHMHEQPPYPKILEDHLQEKCMQLFWGLPSLHSESLPSAIRDSSDCTTIFLFNTISNASMGQESPVRLHRPPPSLPEIQPQPLPQTLPQSQPLPLTQVKSQAHLKSPLPILPSGPLPQIRICGVCHHRPQDESESLTSSEIQQLEWKVLQKQQESLWGSPSVVQRSQEEFCSSAPNFPYHQASQAHASISILPVEFPLSDELRKKLEHHLRKRLIQHRWGLPCRICECLSLMMPPRDFSEIAKSESNRGLSQISVNKDLNVGLSQSKSFHERGSELLQVEKEMGKDRGHSPENGPKAHLLSDPESSSDKDPAYDSEKDLNSHVASLSGKNSRALEESLDQKQLENVLKAHLSKKFEEISEARLPGMVRSSWHASKQTLLLSDKSRTQITQRSLPPSVGGDSSLNTFQELCFIDSSAQQMMETIFKSFRMRMEWGLPCRVLESIQAFKLEDAASQSLTYFYCPPSNNPTLEVDSKSEGFEPHRGSSKSVLQEKAETTNSALVLDRLCPATSPMGRQGQGVPRQSPSGINQEIAEVVQRRKGARQTHLPVTCGITGKASQKFTQLGNRCPPELPARQAGAKHETKDERVSPSDRREGRQDKKMKSEPFSVHSTARDIFRAKELNALQSKTGNVLTTSKPGSSQRIRENHSKIEITGTIESPAPKRQVPQDPKSPDLKEHLFRELKSKLEKRNQSQVQGQHTDRSPASESLTYKASLTHAHGVSSGDMGASQVLHVHLEDTGISRKQRQEPWVPKKDRKRYEDKKFPPATMRVSPPGTNKEELGGGDAGLGTSQPTRKSFPTQITASEETLGSKSSQT